In the Leptotrichia sp. oral taxon 212 genome, one interval contains:
- a CDS encoding phosphate ABC transporter ATP-binding protein, whose amino-acid sequence MNILEIKNVNIYYGGKEVLREINIDVKKNEILCIMGPSGCGKSTLLSLINGFLTENGGEYTGDVILKGENIKAMKPIQLRRSISTLFQDSKPFPLSIENNILYPIEFYEGKVKNRKERISDYLKDVNLYNEVKDDFKMSALKLSGGQKQRLCIARMLTTDPDILIFDEPCSSLDMENTLIIEKLIKKLSEKYTVILTTHNEEQAKRIADRTILIGK is encoded by the coding sequence TTGAATATATTAGAAATAAAAAACGTTAATATATATTACGGTGGTAAAGAAGTTTTAAGGGAGATAAATATCGATGTTAAAAAAAATGAAATTCTTTGCATAATGGGACCGTCAGGATGTGGTAAATCAACATTATTGTCATTGATTAACGGATTTCTTACTGAAAATGGCGGAGAATATACTGGCGATGTTATTCTGAAGGGAGAAAACATAAAAGCTATGAAACCGATTCAGCTAAGAAGAAGTATTTCAACACTATTTCAGGATTCAAAACCTTTTCCTCTGTCCATAGAAAATAACATTCTATACCCTATAGAATTTTATGAAGGAAAGGTAAAAAATAGAAAAGAAAGAATTTCTGACTATTTGAAAGATGTAAATCTTTATAATGAAGTAAAGGATGATTTTAAAATGTCTGCATTGAAATTGTCAGGCGGTCAGAAACAGAGACTATGCATTGCAAGAATGCTGACAACAGATCCTGATATTCTTATCTTTGATGAACCATGTTCTTCTCTCGACATGGAAAACACCCTCATAATAGAAAAACTTATAAAAAAGCTATCTGAAAAATATACGGTAATTCTGACTACACACAATGAAGAACAGGCAAAAAGAATAGCAGACAGAACTATTTTAATTGGCAAATAA
- a CDS encoding GNAT family N-acetyltransferase — MRIETQRCLIRNFNESDVYALYCILSSPKVMEYIEPPFTEGKTKFFIENNGLIPSPLVYALEFKNNNKLIGHVIFHEYDSKRYEIGWIISEEYWKQGIADEITKSLINFARKKLIHSLIIECDPRQNKTIKLAVRNGFKLISDKELHIYELVL, encoded by the coding sequence ATGAGAATAGAAACTCAAAGATGCCTTATTAGAAATTTTAATGAAAGTGATGTTTATGCATTGTACTGTATTCTAAGCAGTCCAAAAGTAATGGAATACATTGAACCACCATTTACAGAGGGGAAGACAAAATTTTTTATAGAAAATAATGGTTTAATTCCTTCTCCTCTAGTATATGCATTGGAATTCAAAAATAATAACAAGTTAATCGGACATGTTATTTTTCACGAATATGACAGTAAAAGATATGAAATTGGGTGGATAATAAGTGAAGAATATTGGAAGCAGGGGATAGCTGATGAAATTACTAAATCACTTATAAATTTTGCAAGAAAGAAATTGATTCATTCACTAATTATTGAATGTGATCCAAGACAAAATAAGACAATTAAACTGGCAGTTCGAAATGGTTTTAAGTTGATAAGTGATAAAGAGCTTCATATTTACGAGCTGGTTCTGTGA
- a CDS encoding DUF3841 domain-containing protein — protein sequence MKNPNLKNGKAILFTCQNKKSLDELEREGRFTNKRRYINEHLEDVAPMILKVYDWFVDAASKRVKKPEDVEYQVWCAVSASACMKPEKNEVVYVLEVPDEEVIYFSSLKWDYILNYHYVPENEKDLERYTKEIEAKGFANTYEFLVGRYAGKYPTEEWEIRESWSRVFDIPKWNPLEVQANLWEIKKEWVKKILRPGEPMPDEYYER from the coding sequence ATGAAAAATCCTAATTTAAAAAATGGAAAAGCGATACTTTTTACCTGTCAGAATAAAAAATCCCTCGATGAGCTTGAGAGGGAAGGGAGATTTACAAATAAAAGGAGATACATAAATGAACATCTTGAAGATGTGGCTCCGATGATACTGAAAGTATATGACTGGTTTGTAGATGCGGCAAGCAAAAGGGTGAAAAAGCCTGAAGACGTAGAATATCAGGTCTGGTGTGCAGTAAGTGCATCGGCATGTATGAAGCCTGAAAAAAATGAAGTAGTTTACGTTCTTGAAGTTCCTGATGAGGAAGTAATATACTTCAGTTCATTGAAATGGGACTATATATTAAATTATCATTATGTTCCTGAAAATGAAAAAGATTTGGAGAGATATACGAAGGAAATTGAGGCGAAAGGATTTGCGAATACTTATGAATTTCTTGTTGGAAGATACGCAGGAAAATATCCCACTGAAGAGTGGGAAATAAGAGAAAGCTGGTCAAGAGTATTTGACATACCAAAATGGAATCCTTTAGAAGTACAGGCTAATCTATGGGAAATAAAAAAGGAATGGGTAAAAAAGATATTGAGACCGGGAGAACCTATGCCTGATGAATATTATGAAAGATAA
- a CDS encoding YiiG family protein, producing MKKIGALLLLFVIFSCGKSGNNDKTNKEKGTATKNEQDVMNEIEKKKEEVEKYNRYVEVYNNLGNMDGRIIRYFEEAGNEEKVRKVKGSFPVMHVNQSTIDNVKQNLSSKVKMDELDKAAKDMLPYIEELKTLAEAMESYYEGKDFVSDNYAKAQEMHTKFLAAVKKYNKTTSAFKKAMEKQDRKNQVQAIEEFKKNGEMVRYNLALQMKVNEDFLAEIDNQKLDISNFTNGNVEKFKELRDKISKQYEETEKILANEEELKKGGYTNSVAIASFKRKMTEFKGSTASLINRMETKKKGESGEISNSFYAEVSEGTPENVYRVFNEVVREYNNLNR from the coding sequence ATGAAAAAAATAGGGGCATTATTACTATTGTTTGTAATTTTTTCCTGTGGAAAAAGTGGGAATAATGATAAAACAAATAAAGAAAAAGGTACTGCAACAAAAAATGAACAGGATGTAATGAATGAAATTGAGAAAAAGAAAGAAGAAGTGGAAAAATATAACAGATATGTGGAAGTCTATAATAATTTGGGAAATATGGATGGCAGAATTATAAGATATTTTGAAGAAGCAGGAAATGAAGAAAAAGTTCGTAAAGTTAAAGGATCATTTCCGGTAATGCATGTCAATCAAAGTACAATTGATAATGTAAAACAGAACCTTTCCTCAAAAGTAAAAATGGATGAACTGGACAAAGCTGCAAAAGATATGCTTCCATATATAGAGGAACTTAAAACACTGGCAGAAGCTATGGAAAGCTATTATGAAGGAAAGGATTTTGTTTCTGATAATTATGCTAAGGCACAGGAAATGCACACAAAATTCCTTGCTGCAGTGAAAAAATACAATAAAACTACATCAGCTTTTAAAAAGGCTATGGAGAAACAGGACAGGAAAAATCAGGTACAGGCAATTGAAGAATTTAAGAAAAATGGGGAAATGGTGAGATACAACCTGGCACTTCAGATGAAAGTAAACGAAGATTTTCTTGCTGAAATAGATAATCAGAAATTGGATATATCTAATTTTACTAATGGAAATGTTGAAAAATTTAAGGAATTAAGAGATAAAATTTCAAAACAGTATGAAGAGACTGAAAAAATTCTGGCAAATGAGGAAGAACTGAAAAAAGGAGGTTATACAAACAGTGTGGCAATAGCATCATTTAAAAGAAAAATGACAGAATTTAAGGGGTCAACAGCAAGTCTGATTAATAGAATGGAAACAAAGAAAAAAGGAGAAAGTGGAGAAATAAGTAACAGTTTTTATGCCGAAGTAAGTGAGGGAACACCAGAAAATGTATATCGTGTGTTTAATGAAGTTGTAAGGGAATATAATAATTTAAATAGATAA
- a CDS encoding N-acetyltransferase, giving the protein MIKLISVDNDKLKEEVLDIYIGNDYYFNKILNIPQNITNVEQDITSIPDGAQKSQKNYRLVSFNNEILGAVDYITGYPEKNTVFIGLFIIKNNKHRQGFGEKIFDYLENLFKSEGFLKIRLGVITDNEIGFSFWKKRNFKEIERKVLKFGNSEKEVIVMEKKI; this is encoded by the coding sequence TTGATTAAATTAATATCTGTAGACAATGATAAATTGAAAGAGGAAGTACTGGATATTTATATTGGTAATGACTATTACTTTAATAAAATATTGAATATTCCTCAAAATATAACCAATGTTGAACAGGATATTACAAGCATTCCTGATGGAGCTCAAAAAAGTCAGAAAAATTACAGACTAGTTTCTTTTAATAATGAAATTTTAGGAGCAGTTGATTATATAACTGGCTATCCTGAAAAAAATACTGTTTTTATAGGTCTTTTTATAATTAAAAATAATAAACATAGACAAGGTTTTGGAGAAAAAATATTTGATTACCTGGAGAATTTGTTTAAAAGTGAAGGATTTTTAAAAATAAGACTGGGAGTAATTACTGATAATGAAATAGGATTTTCTTTTTGGAAAAAACGAAATTTTAAGGAAATTGAAAGAAAAGTTTTGAAGTTTGGAAATTCTGAAAAAGAAGTCATAGTTATGGAAAAGAAAATATAA
- the pepD gene encoding beta-Ala-His dipeptidase codes for MLEKFEPKDVFYWFEELSKIPRCSRQEKKVSDFLVDFAKKRNLEVYQDHENNVIIKKPATPGYESKAAIILQGHMDMVCVKVKGSSHNFCKDPLKLEVKDGWISAEGTTLGGDDGIAVAYALAFLDGNYPHPALEVLITTQEELGMEGALAVTGEHLRGKYLFNIDGEVENELIVGCAGGVTITSVKELDTVKPALKKAYRIEIEELTGGHSGQEIHKSRANSIKIAAQLLDRVSGKVELISLSGGSKHNAVPTTAVIELFADNEAIEELKKKAEELKKNYRISDPDMIIVFTSIDSEEKVWTADTLKEVVETLVAVPDGVCYMDPMLDGLVETSLSNGVLEQKDNKLYLTTLLRSSNKAREIEVKRRFELIVTSNGFEMSDNGGYPGWKYDPDSELRVKTIEVYKKQFGKEPIVKAMHFGLECGILKIPLPNTDMITFGPDMQAIHTVNERLNIESVGRIWEFLKTLVISLD; via the coding sequence ATGCTGGAAAAATTTGAACCAAAAGATGTATTTTACTGGTTTGAGGAATTATCTAAAATTCCCCGTTGTTCAAGACAGGAAAAGAAAGTCAGTGATTTTCTTGTAGATTTTGCAAAAAAGAGAAATCTTGAAGTTTATCAGGATCATGAAAATAATGTAATTATAAAAAAACCTGCAACTCCAGGTTATGAATCAAAGGCTGCAATTATTTTGCAGGGACATATGGATATGGTATGTGTAAAAGTAAAAGGTTCAAGTCATAATTTCTGTAAAGACCCTTTAAAACTGGAAGTTAAAGATGGATGGATAAGTGCGGAAGGAACTACTTTGGGAGGAGATGATGGAATCGCTGTGGCTTATGCTCTAGCTTTTCTTGACGGAAATTATCCTCATCCTGCTCTTGAGGTATTGATTACAACTCAGGAAGAACTTGGTATGGAAGGTGCTCTTGCAGTGACGGGGGAACATTTAAGAGGAAAATATCTTTTTAATATAGATGGAGAAGTTGAAAATGAACTTATTGTAGGATGTGCCGGAGGAGTAACTATTACTTCTGTAAAGGAACTTGACACAGTGAAACCGGCTCTGAAGAAAGCCTATAGAATTGAAATTGAAGAGCTGACAGGAGGGCATTCCGGTCAGGAAATACATAAGTCCCGTGCAAATTCAATTAAAATTGCGGCACAGCTTCTTGACAGGGTTTCAGGTAAAGTGGAACTTATTTCGTTAAGCGGAGGATCAAAGCATAATGCAGTTCCTACAACAGCAGTTATTGAACTATTTGCAGATAATGAAGCTATTGAGGAACTAAAAAAGAAGGCGGAGGAACTTAAGAAAAACTACAGAATCTCCGATCCTGACATGATAATTGTATTTACTTCAATAGATTCAGAAGAGAAAGTGTGGACTGCAGATACTCTAAAGGAAGTTGTAGAAACACTTGTAGCGGTTCCTGATGGAGTATGCTACATGGATCCTATGCTGGATGGACTTGTTGAAACAAGTCTTTCTAACGGAGTGCTTGAACAGAAAGATAATAAACTTTATCTGACAACATTGTTACGTTCTTCAAACAAGGCAAGGGAAATTGAAGTTAAAAGACGTTTCGAACTGATTGTGACTTCAAATGGATTTGAAATGTCAGATAATGGAGGATATCCTGGATGGAAATACGATCCTGACTCTGAATTACGTGTCAAGACAATAGAAGTTTACAAAAAACAGTTTGGCAAAGAGCCAATTGTAAAAGCGATGCACTTTGGACTGGAATGCGGTATCTTGAAAATTCCTTTACCAAATACAGATATGATTACATTCGGTCCGGATATGCAGGCAATTCATACTGTAAATGAACGTCTGAATATAGAGTCTGTAGGAAGAATATGGGAATTTTTGAAAACATTGGTGATTTCACTTGATTAA
- a CDS encoding DUF819 domain-containing protein produces MNSLISADNTWALWCIMAVCAAMAIYLEQKYEWASKVTGCILALSFVMILSNFNIIPTEAPVYDHVWGYIVPLAIPMLLFNADIKRIGRESGRMVLIFLLSSFGTVAGGFIAYYMMKDVIPQLNDIVPMFTGTYTGGAVNFVAMSTLYKVPGKTVSVALVADNLLMALYFFVLIALPTLSIIKRKFTHPYIDKLENLTEEDKSKNETLVSKYWGAKEISLKDIAMTVALSLVIVTISDTLSKLLSSTFSGKGIVDAILGGLLGNKYLLMTTLTIIIASMFPKQIGSIRGSQEIGTFLIYLFFAVIGAPASITLILKESPLLFIFAFIIILVNLISSLVLGKLFKFSIEEIIIASNANIGGPTSAAAMAVSKGWTELIVPALLIGTLGYVIGNYYGIFTGWMLH; encoded by the coding sequence ATGAACAGCTTAATAAGTGCAGATAATACATGGGCTTTATGGTGTATTATGGCAGTTTGTGCTGCTATGGCAATATATCTGGAGCAGAAATATGAATGGGCAAGCAAAGTGACAGGATGTATTTTAGCATTATCATTTGTAATGATTTTATCAAATTTTAACATAATACCTACAGAAGCACCTGTTTATGATCATGTATGGGGTTATATAGTACCGCTTGCTATTCCTATGCTGCTGTTTAATGCAGACATTAAAAGGATAGGAAGAGAATCAGGAAGGATGGTTCTTATTTTTCTATTAAGTAGTTTTGGAACAGTTGCAGGAGGATTTATTGCCTACTATATGATGAAGGATGTTATCCCTCAGTTAAATGACATAGTACCAATGTTTACAGGAACATACACAGGAGGAGCTGTAAATTTCGTTGCAATGTCTACTTTATATAAAGTACCTGGTAAAACAGTATCTGTCGCTTTGGTTGCAGATAATTTATTAATGGCACTTTATTTTTTTGTATTAATAGCTTTACCCACATTAAGTATAATAAAGAGAAAATTTACTCATCCATATATAGATAAACTGGAAAATTTAACAGAAGAAGATAAAAGTAAAAATGAAACATTGGTTTCCAAATATTGGGGAGCCAAAGAAATTTCACTGAAAGATATAGCAATGACAGTAGCTTTATCATTAGTTATTGTAACTATTTCTGATACATTATCTAAATTATTATCATCCACATTTTCAGGAAAAGGAATAGTAGATGCCATTTTAGGAGGTCTGTTAGGAAATAAATATTTACTCATGACAACATTGACAATAATAATAGCTTCGATGTTTCCAAAACAGATAGGTTCCATAAGAGGAAGTCAGGAAATAGGGACATTCCTTATTTATCTGTTCTTTGCAGTAATAGGAGCTCCTGCTTCAATCACTTTAATTCTTAAGGAATCTCCACTATTATTTATATTTGCCTTTATTATAATTCTTGTAAACCTTATATCTTCATTGGTACTGGGAAAACTTTTCAAATTCAGTATTGAGGAAATTATCATTGCGTCAAATGCCAATATAGGTGGACCGACTTCAGCTGCGGCAATGGCAGTTTCAAAAGGATGGACAGAACTAATAGTACCTGCACTCTTAATAGGAACTCTAGGATATGTCATTGGTAACTACTATGGGATTTTCACAGGATGGATGTTACACTAG